A genomic segment from Nicotiana sylvestris chromosome 1, ASM39365v2, whole genome shotgun sequence encodes:
- the LOC104244976 gene encoding GDSL esterase/lipase At1g28670-like, translating into MALTIRVVDLFVLSLIIFLVIQEYSQKIDAQVLMLQAPLLIKRKFDKIYQFRESLSDTGNFIRESLIGAQSIYARLPYGMDFPGGPSGRCSNGILMIDFIEISHVGISSRSYTTALPAEVMAENKIVDWGTNSSLNVQLDRMSSHSKPPSPLAINYYFVKHFKEINSK; encoded by the exons ATGGCACTAACCATAAGAGTTGTTGATCTCTTTGTTCTTTCTTTGATTATTTTCTTGGTTATTCAAGAATATTCTCAGAAAATCGATGCTCAAGTACTAATGCTTCAAGCTCCACTATTGATAAAACGCAAATTTGATAAAATATATCAGTTTCGTGAGTCACTTTCTGATACAGGCAACTTCATTAGAGAAAGCCTCATTGGTGCTCAATCAATATATGCAAGACTTCCTTATGGAATGGATTTTCCAGGGGGACCTTCTGGACGTTGTTCTAACGGCATACTCATGATTGATTTCATAG AGATAAGTCATGTTGGGATTAG tagCAGGAGCTATACTACTGCTTTACCAGCTGAAGTCATGGCAGAGAATAAGATTGTCGATTGGGGGACAAATAGTTCATTAAATGTGCAGCTTGATCGGATGTCTTCTCATTCAAAACCACCTTCCCCGCTGGCAATTAATTACTACTTTGTTAAACACTTCAAGGAAATTAACAGCAAGTAG